The DNA region TTCTTACGAGCAGCAAGACCTGCGCCTGTTCTAAGGTAATCAATTCAAATGTAATTTGCTGCCCTGGCTGCATTTGCGCCAGCAATGTTAAATCGGCACTGATCACCTGGGCTATGCGCGGATAACCACCGGTTGTCTGGTGGTCGGCCATTAACACAATGGGCATTCCCTGACCGGGTACCTGTACCGTTCCAAAAGTAACAGCAGCAGAAAGCAGTTCTTTATCGGTATTCCACTGTAACGAAGGGCCATTTAAACGATAACCCATTCTATCGGCCTGGCTGCTGATGGTAAAGGGTTCATTAAAAAAACTGGAGATACTTTGTGGGGTAAACTGCTCAAATTCGGGTCCTTTAATTACCCTTATGGCCCGAACAGACAGATCCGGATAAATATTTCTGCCGGCCGACCAGCCAATTTTCCTGGATGGGCCATGATAGGATTTTTTAAACGGAATATGATCATCCGCTTTCAGGGCCCTGCCCTCCCAGCCTCCAATTCCTGCCCGCAGGTAAGTGGACTGGCTGGATAAAACCTGGGGAACGTCAAAACCACCGTAAACACAGATGTAGCTGCGACAGCCGTCTACAGCTTTTCCGAAGGATAATGTTGAACCCTTTGGCACATACAATGGCCTCCACATCTCAACGGCCTCACCATTCAGTTTTGGAGATAGATTTCCACCGGTAATGGCAATCATTTGCTGCACTTCAAAAACAATTACAGGCCCCGCAAGGGTACATTCCAGACTGGCCTCATGAACAGCATTGCCCAGTAGTAAATTACCTATCTTTAATGCAAGGTCATCCATAGCACCACTTACCGCCATCCCTGATTTCTGGTAGCCATACCGGCCCAGGTCCTGCAATGTGGTCAATAAACCCGGTTTCAATATGCTAATTCCCATCCCCCTCCGATTTAATTTTTAACCACTCTGCTGCAGTAACCGGACTAAAGCGTACCCTGTCACCAGCCTTAAGCAATGCAGGTTCTTCCTTTCCGATGTCAAATAGTTCTAATGGCGTTTGTCCAATGAGCTGCCAGCCACCGGGTGTTTCCATAGGGTACACGCCTGTCTGACTTCCCGCAATGCCCACTGCTCCCCTTGGGATCTTTGGCCTGGGGTTTTCTTTCCTTGGTGTTGCAATCCTTTCGTCCATTCCTCCAAGATAGGGAAAGCCAGGTGCAAAGCCTATCATATAAACCAGGTATTCGGGTTGAGTATGTAGGGCTATGACCTCATCCATACTGATATGATGGTAGTTTGCCACATATTCCAGATCCGGCCCCATTGCCCCGCCATAATGAACCGGAATGATCCGTACTGCTGATTGCTCCTGCATTTCAGTATCGTCTATAGCTCCTGTCATTTCCTGCAGCAGTAAAACTATTTCATCATATTTGAGCAACCAGGGTTCATAATAAATGGTAATGCTGGTAAATGCAGGCACATACTCCACAAAACCTTCAAAAGTATATTCATCCAACCATGCCGCCACAGCCCTTACCTGAAGATTGATCGTTTTACTGATCACATCACCAAACTGCATCACTACAGCTGAATCACCCAGCGGGTAGTATTGAACAAGGTTTTGCTGCGTTAAACTCATCCTGATTAATATGAACTAAGATGAGCAATATTTTCTTAACTACGCATATTATTTTGAAGGCTTGTCTCCCATTTCTATACGCATTTCACCCCCATTTGTAATGGTTGAATGCAACAGCGAAGACGTAGAATGATTTTTTCCATTCCATACCACCTTTTGGATGTATTTATTCGCAGGGCTGTTTCCTATAACCTTTATATGGAACTTTTTGGCGCCTGGCAAACTGATCACTGCTTCGTTAATGAGCGGTGAGCCGAATACATATGCTCCACTGGCCGGGTTCAGCGGGTAAAATCCCAAAGCCGAGAACACATACCAGGCACTCATCTCCCCTGCGTCGTCATTGCCACAAAGGCCATCGGGCTTATTGGTATAAAACTGCTGGTCAATCTTCCGGATCAGCTCAGCCGTTTTCCAGGGCTGCCCGGCCAGGTTGTATAAATAAGGGATATGGTGATTGGGTTCATTGCCGTGGGCGTACTGACCAATTAAACCGGAAATATCGGGCGAGGTTTTGTCATCCAGTACCGAAGAAATGCTAAACAGGGAATCCAGCTTGTTTAAAAAAGGCTGCCTGCCGCCAAATTCCTGAATAAGACCGGGGACGTCCTGGGGCACCAGCCAACTGTATTGCCAGGCATTGCCTTCGCAGTAATCGTTCTGACGGTGTACCGCATTGTAAGGGTTAAAAGGGCTACGCCAGGAACCATCGGCCATTCGACCACGGAAATGGCCGGTACCTTTATCAAAGTATTGCTGGTAAAGTTTACTACGTTCAGCAAAATACCGGTAATCTTCGTTCTTATTTAAGGCTTTGGCCATTTGTGCAATGCACCAATCGGAAATGGCATATTCCAGGGCCTTGGCCACCGATTCCTCTACCTTCTCGGCAGGAATGAACTGCAGCTTTTGGATATATTGGATGCCATTGGTATCCTGCATGGCCGAATGCCGCATGGCCTGATAGGCCAGTTCAGTATCGTAATTCCGGAACCCCTTTAACCAGGCATCGGCAATAACAGGCACTGCCGGGTAACCGATCATACAATTGGTTTCATTGCCATGCAGGTGCCATACCGGCAATTTGCCCTGCTGCTGGTAAATGGCCAACATGGTTTTAACCATGTCATTTACCCGATCTGGGTGTAAGATGGTCATTAAAGGGTTCAGCCCACGGTATGTATCCCAGAGGGAAAGCGTGGTATAATTGTTAAAACCTGCATTTTTATACACCTTTTTGTCGGCACCCCGGTAATCACCGTTCACATCATTAAACAATGACGGAGCAATCATGGTATGGTAAAGGGCGGTATAGAATTTTGTTTTTATAGATGAAGGAGCCTCGATCTTAACTTTGGATAAAGCTTTTTCCCATTTGGCATCGGCTTGTTTCACACAGGCATTAAAATCCCAGCCCGGCAGCTCTGTATTCAGGTTGAGCAGTGCATTCGCCGTGCTTACAGGCGAAATGGCCACTTTTACTTTTAACAGGGGCTGTTTTACCGCATCGAAAAACAAAGCAGCCTTTATTTCTTTACCGCTGGCTTCTGCGCCCGGAAGCGGGGCCGAACCATTGTAGAGTTCTGTCCTGGTTACAGGTGCGGAAAGCCTGATGACGAAATAGATCCGCTGGTCTGCTGCCCAGCCTTTTGAAAAGCGGTAACCTTCAAAGGTAACTGCATCGAGCTGGCGGATATGTGTCTGGGCTGGTTCATCCCAGCCCATGCCAAAGCCCAGGTCGACCATCAGGTGGGCATTGTCTGTTTTTTGATAGGTATACTGGTGAAAGCCTGTCCGCTCGGTAGCCGTTAGTTGGGCCTTTACCTTGTATTTCTCCAGGTACACCTGGTAATAACCCGGTTTGGCTATTTCCGTTTTTTTGGAAAAAAAAGAACCGTAGCCACTTTCCATATCATTGAATTTAGCCCGGGTAACCTGTGTCTTCCCATTGGCAGGCAGGAGTAAAATATCATTGAGGTCGCCTATACCGGTACCACTGAGGTGGGTGTGCGTAAAGCCCAGGATTTCGGGGCTGCTGTAATTGTAGCCGCTGCACCAGTCCCAGCCATTGAATTTATCCCAGCTCTGTATGATCTGCGAAGGGCCAAGCTGTACGGCACCGAAAGGGACGTTGGCACCAACAAATACATGACCATGACCCGCAGAACCTATAAAAGGATCAACAAAGCCTGTAGCTTTGTTTTGGGCAAAAATACCATTGCTTAAAATTATCAGGCCAAGTATAAAGCCCGGTTTTCGCATCATCATCACTTCTCTTCTTTTCATGGTTTAATTTATTGGGAACAGCTGGCTTTTAAGGTTCCAGCCGTATACTTCTATGCTTAAAGGAGTGTTGCCCTGCTCAGGAAATTCGATGCTCATGCTTTTTTCCCCGCCCGGCAGTATGGTAAAATAATTGTCGGAACAGAAGGCGGGCAATATCCTTTCCCCGGTAGCGGTATTCACCAAAGCTACGCGATTAAAAAAGGCAACAGGGCCGGCTGCATCGTTGTTCAGCAAAACTTCCAGCTGGCCTTTCCCTGCTTTACGGCTGCTCACGTTCAGCTTTGCTGTTTTCATGTGCTGCAGTCCGGTGTATTTACCGTCAGGTGCAGGCATCCAGTACAGGTTTTCGCTCAGCACCTTTTGTGTGGCATCCAGCAGCTTCAGCAACACAAAACAACCTGTTTTGGCATCCAGCTTTTTTAAGCCCTCATTTACCGGGAAAGTACGCTGACTGGTAGAGGCAGCTATCTCGGTAAAAGCCTGGATCTGTTGCTGCAGCTTACCTTCCATATCATACAGACTGGCTTGCACCATAACGTTTCGCACCACCCCCAAACCATTGTTAACTATCGTTACCATGCTGTCCAGCGGGTTCATCATGATGTGCAGGGGCGCTGAACCTTTGCGCAATCCGTACAAACAGGCATTGGGGTCCAGGTAATAATCGTACATCTGCCCGCGCATGGCCGTCCAGGGGTTCTGTGTTTTCCAGATGATGGTGCCCGTATACCAGTCCCACATCCTGGAAGAAAAGCCTTCCATCAATGCGCGGTATTGCTCGTAATTGACCAGCTGCGCCTTCATGGCAAAATCTCTGGCATCCTTTGCTTTCCCATAGGGCTCAATGTGATGGTCGTAAGGAATGTACTTGTGGTAGGCCCATACCGAATCCGGCTGCTGCCCGTTCTGTGGCGGGGCCATGTTCCCTTCAGGGATAAAACGTTTCAGTGAAGCATAATCACCTACCCCAACCGAGCCCACTTCTGAGTTATAGGGATAGGTACGGAAAGACCAGAAGCTTTTCGGGTCCTGAATGGTATAAGGTCCATCGCCATTACCGCCCAGGAAATTGTAGGACATGTCGTTGCTGTTGGAATAATCAAAGAAATAGCGGGTACCATCCAGCTCGGGAAGTATTTTTTCTTTGAGTGGGTATAGGATATCATCGGGCGGGGTGATTTCGTTGCCCCCGCACCAGAAGGCCAGTGAGGGATGGTTCCGGATCATTTTGATCTGATCTGCAGCAGCGGTAAGGACCAGTCCGTGATCATCAGGGTACTGCCTGCGGGTCCATTGGTCGTCCTTTTTCAAAGGGTCCTGCCATTTGCCATTGCAATCGCCGCTGAACCAGAAGTCCTGGAACACCAGCATCCCATATTTGTCGCAGGCCTGGTAAAACTCAGGCCTTTCAATGATAGCCCCACCCCAGATGCGGATCAGGTTCAGGTTCATCTCGCGATGGTAGCGCACTTCCGCATCGTAGCGTTCATCTGAAAAGCGGAGCATGGCATCAGAGATGATCCAGTTGCCCCCTTTGATGAAGATCTTTTGCCCGTTGACCAGGTTTTCACGGCTCCGGGTACGTTCGTTCCAGCGGGTGCTGATCTCCCTTACCCCGAACTGTACACTTTCTTTGTCGGCCAGTTTCCCTGCTGCGTCTACAAAGGTAAAGCTGATGGTATACAAGGGATGTTCACCATAACCGTTGGGCCACCAGAGCCTGGGGTTTTGCAGCTGAAAATCGGGCAGCTTCACCAGCTTTTTCTCGCCGGCCTTTAGCTGTACCGCTGCTTTGACCACTTTCCCTTCCAGGCTGTACTGCAAATAGCCGCTTACGGTTTTGTTCAGCGCGTTTTCTATTTCACAGGATGTGCGGATCAATGCTGGTTCCTGTTTGCCTGATGGCAAACGTTTGCCCGGAACCAGCGTCACCACATGGGGATTTTCGAGGTTCAAGCCCCCGGTTTTCTCCACAAATACCTTGTCCCATATGCCCGTATTGCGGTCGCGTATGGGCTGTATCCAGTCCCAGCCCGCGGTATAGGGCGTGGTCAGTCCTTTGGCAATGGTGCCATCGCCGCCTTGCCCGCCATTAGCTGCACCAGGAAAATCAGGTGGCTGAACCAACAAAGCCAGCCTGTTTTTCCCGTTTGGTGCAAGTAAGGACGTAATGTTGTACTGCTGGCGCAGGTGCATCCCCTCATGGGTCTTAAGGTTTACCCTTTTGCCATTCAAATAAATGTCGCATTTATAGTTCACCCCACGCAGCTTGAGCCATACCTGCTCATCGCCTTTGGCGGTCTGCTCAAAGGATTTCACAAACCAGTAGGTGTAATGGGCATTGCCAGTATCGTAAACATCTTTGATGAGTTTGTTGTTCATCCCATAAAAAGGATCGGGAACTTTTTTATTGTTCAGCAGGGTAGTCAGCACCGTACCGGGTACAGTGGCCGGCATCCAGCCGTTAAGTGCGGTACTTTCCAGGGAAAGCTGTTCTCCCTTACGAAATTCTTCTGTGATGGCTTTACAGGCCCAGCCCGAGTTCAGCTCATAACGCTGCTGGGCAGTTAATTTAACGCCAGCCAATAAAAAAAATAGGATCAGGTAGTTCTTCATTTTTACATATTACTTTCAATGGCACCAACTTTTTCCCTGTACAGTTCAATTGGACCATCCAATAAAACTGCAATCACGGTAAGCTGTTTATCCAGTTTAACTTCTGGTACAGGTATGTAAACTATGCCGGGTATTTTACTCCAGTATAATTTATTGTAAATTTCATAGGGCAGTATGGTGCCCTCACCCACTACGCGGACCCGGCTTATGTTATTTTTAATGCCTTTCAGTACAATTGGGCCTGTTGGTTTTCCTTCCACAAAAAGGTACAAGGTCTGACGGTCTGCAGATAATAAGGTATTCCCCTGGTAATGCCCTGCAGGAATTCCCGGAAGGGTATGGTCAAATATTTCTGTATGTTTGAACACCCAGGCTTCATCAGTTGGCATTGCTATAGCTTTTGCAGCAGTTGGATCACTTGTTTTTAAAGGTTCATCAAACCTCAGGTGTAACACGGTTACATCTTTGTCGTATGCAGCAGGCAATAC from Pedobacter africanus includes:
- a CDS encoding 5-oxoprolinase subunit C family protein: MGISILKPGLLTTLQDLGRYGYQKSGMAVSGAMDDLALKIGNLLLGNAVHEASLECTLAGPVIVFEVQQMIAITGGNLSPKLNGEAVEMWRPLYVPKGSTLSFGKAVDGCRSYICVYGGFDVPQVLSSQSTYLRAGIGGWEGRALKADDHIPFKKSYHGPSRKIGWSAGRNIYPDLSVRAIRVIKGPEFEQFTPQSISSFFNEPFTISSQADRMGYRLNGPSLQWNTDKELLSAAVTFGTVQVPGQGMPIVLMADHQTTGGYPRIAQVISADLTLLAQMQPGQQITFELITLEQAQVLLLVRTQQINQLRQTITLKYG
- the pxpB gene encoding 5-oxoprolinase subunit PxpB, whose protein sequence is MSLTQQNLVQYYPLGDSAVVMQFGDVISKTINLQVRAVAAWLDEYTFEGFVEYVPAFTSITIYYEPWLLKYDEIVLLLQEMTGAIDDTEMQEQSAVRIIPVHYGGAMGPDLEYVANYHHISMDEVIALHTQPEYLVYMIGFAPGFPYLGGMDERIATPRKENPRPKIPRGAVGIAGSQTGVYPMETPGGWQLIGQTPLELFDIGKEEPALLKAGDRVRFSPVTAAEWLKIKSEGDGN
- a CDS encoding GH92 family glycosyl hydrolase, translating into MKRREVMMMRKPGFILGLIILSNGIFAQNKATGFVDPFIGSAGHGHVFVGANVPFGAVQLGPSQIIQSWDKFNGWDWCSGYNYSSPEILGFTHTHLSGTGIGDLNDILLLPANGKTQVTRAKFNDMESGYGSFFSKKTEIAKPGYYQVYLEKYKVKAQLTATERTGFHQYTYQKTDNAHLMVDLGFGMGWDEPAQTHIRQLDAVTFEGYRFSKGWAADQRIYFVIRLSAPVTRTELYNGSAPLPGAEASGKEIKAALFFDAVKQPLLKVKVAISPVSTANALLNLNTELPGWDFNACVKQADAKWEKALSKVKIEAPSSIKTKFYTALYHTMIAPSLFNDVNGDYRGADKKVYKNAGFNNYTTLSLWDTYRGLNPLMTILHPDRVNDMVKTMLAIYQQQGKLPVWHLHGNETNCMIGYPAVPVIADAWLKGFRNYDTELAYQAMRHSAMQDTNGIQYIQKLQFIPAEKVEESVAKALEYAISDWCIAQMAKALNKNEDYRYFAERSKLYQQYFDKGTGHFRGRMADGSWRSPFNPYNAVHRQNDYCEGNAWQYSWLVPQDVPGLIQEFGGRQPFLNKLDSLFSISSVLDDKTSPDISGLIGQYAHGNEPNHHIPYLYNLAGQPWKTAELIRKIDQQFYTNKPDGLCGNDDAGEMSAWYVFSALGFYPLNPASGAYVFGSPLINEAVISLPGAKKFHIKVIGNSPANKYIQKVVWNGKNHSTSSLLHSTITNGGEMRIEMGDKPSK
- a CDS encoding glycoside hydrolase family 2 protein, producing MKNYLILFFLLAGVKLTAQQRYELNSGWACKAITEEFRKGEQLSLESTALNGWMPATVPGTVLTTLLNNKKVPDPFYGMNNKLIKDVYDTGNAHYTYWFVKSFEQTAKGDEQVWLKLRGVNYKCDIYLNGKRVNLKTHEGMHLRQQYNITSLLAPNGKNRLALLVQPPDFPGAANGGQGGDGTIAKGLTTPYTAGWDWIQPIRDRNTGIWDKVFVEKTGGLNLENPHVVTLVPGKRLPSGKQEPALIRTSCEIENALNKTVSGYLQYSLEGKVVKAAVQLKAGEKKLVKLPDFQLQNPRLWWPNGYGEHPLYTISFTFVDAAGKLADKESVQFGVREISTRWNERTRSRENLVNGQKIFIKGGNWIISDAMLRFSDERYDAEVRYHREMNLNLIRIWGGAIIERPEFYQACDKYGMLVFQDFWFSGDCNGKWQDPLKKDDQWTRRQYPDDHGLVLTAAADQIKMIRNHPSLAFWCGGNEITPPDDILYPLKEKILPELDGTRYFFDYSNSNDMSYNFLGGNGDGPYTIQDPKSFWSFRTYPYNSEVGSVGVGDYASLKRFIPEGNMAPPQNGQQPDSVWAYHKYIPYDHHIEPYGKAKDARDFAMKAQLVNYEQYRALMEGFSSRMWDWYTGTIIWKTQNPWTAMRGQMYDYYLDPNACLYGLRKGSAPLHIMMNPLDSMVTIVNNGLGVVRNVMVQASLYDMEGKLQQQIQAFTEIAASTSQRTFPVNEGLKKLDAKTGCFVLLKLLDATQKVLSENLYWMPAPDGKYTGLQHMKTAKLNVSSRKAGKGQLEVLLNNDAAGPVAFFNRVALVNTATGERILPAFCSDNYFTILPGGEKSMSIEFPEQGNTPLSIEVYGWNLKSQLFPIN